A portion of the Deinococcus sp. AB2017081 genome contains these proteins:
- a CDS encoding transporter: MSSPLLQILSLTLIPVVATILGGTLASVRTPSATLRSLVQHFAAGVVFAAVAGELLPEITRGHQPLGVVIGFALGVGLMLIIRQWAERLEGSASTPRGTTGLITVVGIDVLIDGLLIGVGFAAGARVGTLLVVALTLELLFLGVSVAASLRQSGRSRGRTIGTVSGLSLLVIVGALIGGLLLQGLSGLALEIVLSFGAAALLFLVTEELLTEAHEVRETPLITASFFAGFVALYLLELAS; this comes from the coding sequence TTGAGCTCCCCCCTGCTTCAAATCCTGTCGCTGACACTTATCCCGGTGGTGGCCACGATTCTAGGCGGCACACTCGCCAGTGTCCGCACCCCCAGCGCGACGCTGCGCAGTCTCGTGCAGCACTTCGCGGCGGGGGTGGTCTTTGCGGCCGTGGCCGGCGAGCTGCTGCCCGAGATCACGCGGGGCCATCAGCCGCTCGGCGTGGTGATCGGCTTCGCCCTCGGCGTCGGTCTGATGCTGATCATCCGGCAGTGGGCGGAGCGGCTGGAAGGGTCAGCGAGCACGCCCAGAGGCACCACCGGCCTGATCACGGTGGTTGGCATCGACGTGCTGATCGACGGCCTGCTGATCGGCGTGGGCTTCGCGGCGGGCGCGCGGGTGGGTACCCTGCTGGTGGTCGCCCTGACGCTGGAACTGCTGTTCCTGGGCGTCTCGGTGGCGGCCAGCCTGAGGCAGTCGGGCCGCTCCAGAGGCCGCACCATCGGCACCGTGAGCGGTCTGAGCCTGCTGGTGATCGTCGGCGCCCTGATCGGCGGCCTGCTGCTTCAGGGGCTCTCCGGGCTGGCGCTGGAGATCGTGCTGTCCTTCGGCGCGGCCGCGCTGCTGTTCCTGGTCACCGAGGAACTGCTGACCGAGGCGCACGAGGTCAGGGAAACCCCGCTGATCACCGCCTCGTTTTTCGCGGGCTTCGTGGCGCTGTACTTGCTGGAACTGGCGTCGTGA
- a CDS encoding DUF1345 domain-containing protein: protein MREVSRFASRLASRGASARTRLLSMGGAGLGVYLLLPDAWPWFLQVLLAWDAAALVFLLPTWWMLVGADAAETQQLATREDPARASARGLLLVASSMSLVGVGRGLAEAGQLGGTLEVVLTVGSLLAVALSWNTLHTVYTLHYAHLYYAGRQGGVDFNQDVEPAYRDFFYLAYTVGMTYQVSDTPVSRAALRFEIIKHALLAFVFGTVIVAFSINMVAGLLK, encoded by the coding sequence ATGAGGGAGGTCTCCCGATTCGCCTCCCGGCTGGCCAGTCGCGGCGCCAGCGCGCGGACGCGTCTGCTGTCCATGGGCGGAGCCGGACTGGGGGTCTACCTGCTGCTGCCCGACGCCTGGCCGTGGTTCTTGCAGGTGTTGCTGGCCTGGGACGCCGCTGCCCTGGTCTTTTTACTTCCCACCTGGTGGATGCTGGTGGGCGCGGACGCGGCCGAAACCCAGCAGCTGGCCACCCGTGAAGATCCTGCCCGCGCCAGCGCCCGGGGGCTGCTGCTGGTGGCGAGCAGCATGAGCCTGGTCGGGGTCGGCCGGGGACTGGCCGAGGCCGGACAGCTCGGCGGCACGCTGGAGGTCGTCCTGACGGTGGGCAGCCTGCTGGCGGTCGCGCTGTCATGGAACACTCTTCACACCGTCTACACCCTGCATTACGCCCACCTGTACTACGCGGGCCGCCAGGGCGGGGTGGACTTCAATCAGGACGTAGAGCCGGCCTACCGCGACTTCTTCTACCTGGCCTACACGGTGGGAATGACCTACCAGGTGTCGGACACGCCCGTCAGCCGCGCGGCCCTGCGTTTCGAGATCATCAAGCACGCCCTGCTCGCTTTCGTGTTCGGCACCGTGATCGTCGCGTTCTCGATCAATATGGTCGCGGGGCTCTTGAAATGA
- a CDS encoding TlpA family protein disulfide reductase has product MMPEAFPAPVPLWRRLLPPLLAATLTAVFAATLLSPTRNATTGGPLIGKTAPPFTLRDLDGSTVRLDRLQTRPVVINFWASWCTPCRQEAPLFRELSDQRVAPGGLAMIGILFQETSDSNARDFLSEFALTYPTLRDPGARTAIDYGVSGIPETVFIDRQGVVQYLDRGALTRERLNAGLRSIGVAGL; this is encoded by the coding sequence ATGATGCCCGAGGCGTTCCCGGCTCCTGTGCCCCTGTGGCGGCGACTGCTGCCGCCGCTGCTCGCGGCGACGCTGACAGCGGTGTTCGCGGCGACGCTGCTCAGTCCCACCCGGAATGCCACCACCGGGGGGCCGCTCATCGGGAAGACGGCTCCCCCTTTCACGCTGCGAGACCTGGACGGGAGCACGGTTCGCCTCGACCGCCTCCAAACCCGGCCGGTGGTCATCAATTTCTGGGCATCGTGGTGTACGCCGTGTCGTCAGGAGGCTCCGCTGTTCCGGGAACTGAGCGATCAGCGGGTCGCGCCCGGGGGCCTGGCCATGATCGGCATCCTGTTTCAGGAAACGAGCGACTCCAACGCCCGGGACTTCCTGAGCGAGTTCGCCCTGACCTATCCGACCCTGCGCGATCCAGGCGCGCGTACGGCCATCGACTACGGCGTCTCCGGCATTCCCGAGACCGTCTTCATCGACCGTCAGGGGGTGGTGCAGTATCTCGACCGGGGCGCGCTGACCCGTGAGCGGTTGAACGCGGGTCTCAGGAGCATCGGGGTCGCCGGCCTGTGA
- a CDS encoding heme lyase CcmF/NrfE family subunit produces the protein MLNLISLTSSPLGALGQLSLLAALAFTLAGLGLAVIGGWRADARVTEAARRATWAVFALVSLATLILMVALLRDDFSVRYVAEHSMRASPTWVKITSLWGALAGSVLLWTWLLAGYTFILSLTLRKDALRPWVLGTMFVSLLFFVGVCAGVASPFTPVSQLPADGQGPNPLLQNHWMMAVHPVLLYLGFVGLSVPFAYAVAALVTGRLSDHWVAVTRRWTLVAWTFLTAAIVAGGWWSYETLGWGGYWAWDPVENASLIPWLITTAFLHSVQIQERRGLMRSWNVWLIVLAYSSTVLGTFLNRSGIVQSVHAFAGGPIGPVFLGFLALLLVSGIALAAWRAPRLRDDADLAEPVSREGAFLAGNWIFLVFAFMVLLGTLFPTFVEAWQGRRDASVGPAFYNAFAIPLGLGLLLLMGVGPLLPWRRVSGARLGRTLWPLGLASLGAALVALALGVRAWGVLGTVALAAYNVAGLTLLTRRTQRERVAAGRAGGLGALLREQPRRQGAHLAHLGLVVMALGLAFSGAYRQDAQITLTVAGPPVRLLNETLSLQAIQRRARPNGQSTVAQVLIDGRPFEARMNTYLQSGSTAFPAPAVRYGLLGDTYLLMTAADPAGRWASVRLIESPLVSWIWWGTLIICLGAVATLMPPRRVNRVAAATPQVGPPRLAGRRREA, from the coding sequence ATGCTGAACCTGATCTCCCTGACCTCCAGCCCCCTGGGCGCCCTGGGGCAGCTCAGCCTGCTCGCGGCGCTGGCCTTCACGCTGGCCGGGCTGGGCCTGGCGGTCATCGGCGGCTGGAGAGCGGACGCGCGGGTCACCGAGGCGGCTCGCCGGGCGACCTGGGCGGTCTTCGCGCTGGTGTCGCTGGCCACGCTGATCCTGATGGTGGCGCTGCTGCGTGACGACTTCTCGGTGCGCTACGTGGCCGAGCACTCCATGCGCGCCTCACCCACCTGGGTCAAGATCACCAGCCTGTGGGGGGCGCTCGCGGGCAGCGTGCTGCTGTGGACGTGGCTGCTGGCCGGCTACACCTTCATCCTCAGCCTGACCCTGCGCAAGGACGCGCTGCGGCCCTGGGTGCTGGGCACCATGTTCGTCAGCCTGCTGTTCTTCGTGGGCGTGTGCGCCGGGGTCGCCAGTCCCTTCACGCCCGTGAGCCAGTTACCCGCCGATGGCCAGGGGCCCAACCCCCTACTGCAGAACCACTGGATGATGGCGGTGCATCCGGTGTTGCTGTACCTGGGCTTCGTGGGTCTGAGCGTCCCTTTTGCCTACGCGGTCGCCGCGCTGGTCACGGGCCGCCTGAGCGACCACTGGGTCGCCGTGACCCGCCGCTGGACGCTGGTGGCCTGGACGTTCCTGACCGCCGCCATCGTGGCTGGCGGCTGGTGGAGCTACGAGACGCTGGGCTGGGGCGGCTACTGGGCCTGGGATCCGGTCGAGAATGCCAGCCTTATCCCCTGGCTCATCACCACGGCTTTTTTACACAGCGTGCAGATCCAGGAGCGGCGCGGCCTGATGCGTTCCTGGAACGTCTGGCTGATCGTGCTGGCCTACTCCAGCACCGTGCTGGGCACCTTCCTGAACCGCAGCGGCATCGTGCAGAGCGTGCACGCCTTCGCGGGCGGGCCCATCGGCCCGGTCTTCCTGGGCTTCCTGGCGCTGCTGCTGGTATCCGGCATCGCTCTGGCCGCGTGGCGGGCACCACGCCTGCGCGACGACGCCGACCTGGCCGAACCCGTCAGCCGCGAGGGCGCCTTCCTGGCCGGCAACTGGATCTTCCTGGTGTTCGCCTTCATGGTGCTGCTGGGCACCCTCTTCCCGACCTTTGTCGAAGCCTGGCAGGGCCGGCGCGACGCCTCGGTCGGCCCTGCCTTCTACAACGCCTTCGCCATTCCGCTGGGCCTGGGCCTGCTGCTCCTGATGGGCGTGGGGCCGCTGCTGCCCTGGCGCCGGGTGAGCGGAGCGCGTCTCGGGCGCACCCTGTGGCCCCTGGGCCTGGCCAGTCTCGGGGCCGCGCTGGTGGCGCTGGCTCTCGGCGTGCGCGCGTGGGGCGTACTGGGCACGGTGGCGCTGGCAGCGTACAACGTTGCCGGGCTGACGTTGCTGACGCGGCGCACCCAGCGGGAACGTGTAGCGGCCGGGCGCGCCGGCGGCCTGGGCGCCCTGCTGCGGGAGCAGCCACGCCGTCAGGGCGCCCATCTGGCCCACCTCGGGCTGGTCGTGATGGCGCTGGGCCTGGCCTTCAGCGGGGCGTATCGGCAGGACGCCCAGATCACGCTCACCGTGGCCGGGCCGCCGGTGCGGCTCCTCAACGAGACCCTGAGTCTACAGGCCATCCAGCGCCGCGCCCGGCCCAACGGGCAGTCGACGGTGGCGCAGGTGCTGATCGACGGCCGGCCCTTCGAGGCCCGCATGAACACCTACCTGCAGAGCGGTTCCACCGCCTTTCCGGCCCCGGCGGTGCGCTACGGCCTGCTGGGCGACACCTACCTGCTGATGACGGCCGCCGACCCTGCTGGGCGGTGGGCGAGCGTGCGTCTGATCGAGAGCCCGCTGGTCTCGTGGATCTGGTGGGGCACCCTGATCATCTGTCTGGGCGCGGTCGCCACGCTGATGCCACCCCGGAGGGTAAACCGTGTGGCGGCCGCCACCCCTCAGGTCGGGCCGCCCCGTCTCGCAGGGCGCCGGAGGGAGGCATGA
- a CDS encoding peptidoglycan DD-metalloendopeptidase family protein, whose protein sequence is MLPIALSAALLCLANAATIQVERGDTLTRLAVRHGTTVTALVQANPELQPDRLRPGQTLQLPEAAPSRTATRRRGTAVVRPASIRVQATLPVQGRLTTPASALHTGLDLAAPAGTPIRAALSGTVRESRFDARYGWGWTVVVDHGNGTSTRYSHNSANLVRPGQQVRVGQVIARVGSTGNSTGPHVDFRVYQAGVQVNPYSIF, encoded by the coding sequence ATGTTGCCTATCGCGCTCTCAGCCGCCCTTCTGTGTCTGGCCAACGCCGCGACCATCCAGGTCGAACGTGGGGACACTCTGACGCGGCTGGCTGTGCGCCACGGCACGACCGTCACGGCGCTCGTCCAGGCCAATCCCGAACTCCAGCCTGACCGTCTGCGTCCAGGGCAGACCCTCCAGCTGCCTGAGGCAGCGCCCAGCCGCACCGCAACGCGCCGCCGGGGAACGGCCGTGGTGCGCCCAGCCTCCATCCGGGTGCAGGCCACCCTGCCGGTGCAGGGGCGGCTAACCACCCCCGCGAGCGCCCTCCACACTGGCCTGGATCTGGCGGCACCGGCCGGCACCCCAATCCGCGCGGCGCTGTCCGGCACGGTACGGGAATCGCGCTTCGATGCCCGATATGGCTGGGGGTGGACCGTCGTCGTCGACCACGGCAACGGCACGTCCACGCGGTACAGCCACAACAGTGCCAATCTGGTGCGTCCGGGACAACAGGTTCGTGTCGGGCAGGTCATCGCGCGGGTGGGCAGTACCGGCAACAGCACCGGGCCACATGTGGACTTCCGGGTGTATCAGGCCGGCGTGCAGGTCAACCCCTATAGCATCTTCTGA
- a CDS encoding signal peptidase II, translated as MSLLARHHRAALLLLGLLLLDLMLKAWAVRTLPGLAPQPLVPGVLALGYTLNTGMAWGLLGGLTLPLAGLRLLVGAGILAGLLLGRVPRGLQGPLALIAAGALGNAVDGLTRGAVVDYLTSPLLDRLSGVLSGRPFPIFNLADVFVSGGVLWLLVQSGWSARRSPRSALPADPLPGHPTKETS; from the coding sequence GTGTCACTTCTCGCCCGCCACCACCGGGCAGCCCTCCTGCTGCTGGGGCTGCTGCTGCTCGACCTGATGCTCAAGGCCTGGGCGGTGCGCACGCTGCCGGGCCTCGCTCCGCAGCCGCTCGTCCCCGGGGTGCTGGCCCTGGGCTACACCCTGAACACCGGCATGGCCTGGGGGTTGCTGGGCGGGCTGACCCTGCCACTGGCCGGACTGCGGCTGCTGGTGGGGGCGGGCATCCTGGCTGGGCTGCTGCTCGGCCGGGTGCCCCGGGGCCTCCAGGGGCCGCTCGCGCTGATCGCGGCAGGCGCCCTGGGCAACGCGGTGGACGGCCTGACCCGGGGCGCCGTCGTGGACTACCTCACCTCGCCGCTCCTCGACCGGCTGAGCGGGGTGCTCAGCGGCCGGCCCTTCCCGATTTTCAACCTCGCCGATGTGTTCGTCAGCGGCGGGGTGCTCTGGCTGCTGGTGCAGAGCGGTTGGTCAGCACGGCGCTCCCCCCGATCGGCGCTGCCCGCCGACCCTCTGCCCGGCCACCCCACCAAGGAGACCTCATGA
- a CDS encoding DUF3105 domain-containing protein translates to MKQLALIALSAVLASCSSGSELKDVKSFKFEGGAHQAGRVAYEQTPPAGGAHNGAWQNCGVYDRALYDEYAVHSMEHGAVWITYKVGTPPEQIQALKTLVNGRTYTLLSPHESQSAPLVLTAWNKQLELQSVSDKTIRAFLQAYEQGGEAPEIGASCSGAYQGTV, encoded by the coding sequence ATGAAACAGCTTGCCCTGATCGCCCTGTCTGCCGTGCTCGCGTCGTGTTCCAGCGGCAGTGAGCTCAAGGACGTCAAGAGCTTCAAGTTCGAGGGCGGCGCCCACCAGGCCGGCCGCGTGGCCTACGAGCAGACGCCCCCGGCTGGCGGCGCCCACAACGGCGCGTGGCAGAATTGCGGAGTCTACGACCGCGCCCTGTACGACGAATACGCCGTGCACAGCATGGAGCACGGGGCTGTGTGGATCACCTACAAGGTGGGCACCCCGCCCGAGCAGATCCAGGCGCTCAAGACCCTGGTGAACGGGCGCACGTATACCCTGCTCTCGCCTCATGAGTCCCAGAGCGCACCCCTCGTGCTGACCGCCTGGAACAAGCAGCTGGAATTGCAGAGCGTGAGTGACAAGACGATCAGGGCTTTCTTGCAGGCGTACGAACAGGGCGGCGAGGCCCCGGAGATCGGGGCGTCGTGCAGCGGCGCGTACCAGGGTACCGTGTGA
- a CDS encoding DUF305 domain-containing protein, translating to MPRSPGEASPEVSFARDMSAHHAQAVDMSVILLKRAADPAVRLLAQDILLTQQAQIGQMGGWLMAWGRPLNGRDAPMAGMSPAQMGLASASDVAQLQELPVGTAQTRYLTLMRRHHQGGVAMARSALKTVKRPEVQAFARRVVSAQNAEIQAIDALLAARMAKQAPAVPEMDGMPHE from the coding sequence GTGCCCCGGTCACCGGGCGAGGCCAGCCCGGAGGTGAGTTTCGCCCGCGACATGAGTGCCCACCACGCACAGGCGGTGGACATGAGCGTCATCCTGCTCAAACGCGCGGCTGACCCGGCCGTGAGGCTGCTCGCACAGGACATCCTGCTCACCCAGCAGGCGCAGATTGGGCAGATGGGCGGCTGGCTGATGGCCTGGGGGCGGCCCCTGAACGGTCGGGACGCCCCGATGGCCGGCATGTCCCCCGCGCAGATGGGGCTGGCGTCGGCTTCGGACGTGGCGCAACTCCAGGAACTGCCGGTCGGCACCGCCCAGACGCGCTACCTGACCCTGATGCGTCGGCATCACCAGGGGGGCGTGGCCATGGCGAGGTCGGCCCTGAAGACGGTGAAGCGGCCGGAAGTCCAGGCCTTCGCCCGGCGGGTCGTGAGTGCTCAGAACGCTGAAATCCAGGCCATCGACGCCCTGCTGGCCGCCCGAATGGCGAAGCAGGCCCCCGCTGTGCCCGAGATGGACGGCATGCCCCATGAGTGA